GGTGGGGCCGTGCCGCCAGTGCATCAAGGACGCGGGCATCGAGACCAGCAAGATCGACGAAGTGGTGCTGGTGGGCGGGCAGACGCGCATGCCGCGCATCCAGAACCTGGTCAAGGAACTGTTCGGGCGCGAGCCGCACAAGGGAGTCAACCCGGACGAAGTGGTGGCGGTGGGAGCGGCCATCCAGGGCGGCGTGCTCAAGGGCGACGTCAAGGACCTGCTGCTGCTGGACGTCACCCCGCTGACGCTCTCCATCGAGACGCTGGGCGGCGTGGCCACGGCCATGATCCCGCGCAACACCACCATCCCCACGCGGAAGACCGAGGTGTTCTCCACCGCGGCCGACAGCCAGACGTCGGTGGAGGTGCACGTGATGCAGGGCGAACGCCCCATGGCGGCGCACAACCGGACGCTGGGCAAGTTCCAGTTGACGGGCCTGCCGCCGGCCCCGCGCGGAGTGCCGCAGATCGAAGTCACCTTCGACATCGACGCCAACGGCATCCTGAACGTCACCGCCAAGGACCGGGCCACGAGCCGGGACCAGAAGATCACCATCACCTCGTCCTCGGGCCTGTCGAAGGAGGAGGTCGACAAGATGGCCAAGGAGGCCGAGGCGCACGCCGCGGAAGACAAAGCCAAGCGCGAGGAGATCGATTCGCGCAACCAGCTCGACTCCATGGTCTACAACATCGAGAAGATGCTGAAGGAGCACGGGGACAAGATCACCGGCAGCGAGCGCGGCGACGTGGAGAACGCGCTGGCCGACGCCAAGAAGGCGCTGGAGTCCGGCGACGCGGCGCAGATGAAGCACGCGCAGGAGACCCTGACCAAGGCGTCGCACAAACTGGCTGAGGCCATGTACAAACAGGCTGCCCCGCCTCCGGGCGCCGAGGCCGGTCCGCAACCCGGAGCGCAGGCCCCGGGCGGCGGCAACGGCGAGGCCAAGAAGAAAGACGAAGGCGTGATTGACGCCGAGTACGTGGACGTGGACGAAAAGAAGTGACCGCGCATGGCGGGGCGTCTGAGCCCCGCCGCGGTCATCCTGAGCGGCCGAAGGCCGCGAAGGATCTCTGAATGCTTTTGTGGGGGCGAATGATCTTTTGGGGGTCTTCGCCTCGTTTGTTTTAGACTCGCGGTACTTGCAATGGCCACACAGAGCAAGGACTACTACGGCGTGCTGGACGTGAAGTTGAGCCGCTTGGCGGGCGTGAGCGAAGCGGGAGCCCGCCGGCGAAATCCTGAGCGAGGAGCGTAGCGACGAGTCGAAGGAACCCTATGGCTACGCAGACCAAAGATTATTACGGCGTTCTTGGCGTAAAAAAGACTGCGTCCGCAGACGACATCCGCAAGGCGTTCCGCAAACTCGCGCGCAAGTACCATCCCGACGTCAATCCCAGCGACAAGAAGGCGGAGGAGAAGTTCAAGGAGCTCTCCGAGGCCCACGACGTCCTTTCCGATCCCAAGAAGCGCAAGATCTACGACCAGCTCGGGTTCTACTCGGACAACATCGATCCGGCGGCGGCCGCAGCGTACGCGCGTGGCGGCGGATTCGCGGGCTTTCCCGGCGGCGGGCAAGGCCACGCCCAGGAAGTGCCGTTCGATTTCAGCGGCTTCGATTTTTCCGATTTCACCGGAGGCGGCGCGCAGCCGGGCGGTGGCGGGTTCCGCGACATTTTCTCTTCCATCTTCGGCGGCGGACGCGGCGCGCAGCCGCACGGTCCCGAGCCGGGATCCGACCTCGAATACCAGGTGAGTGTTCCCTTCTGGACGGCGATCCGCGGCGGGGTGATGCGGATCAACGTGCAGCACGGCGAGCAATGCGCCAACTGCCGCGGCACGGGCGTGCTGCAAGCGAGTGGGCCATGCCCGGAGTGCGGCGGCAAAGGGCAGGTCCAGCAGACGGCCAACCGTATGAAGTTCAACCTGCAATGCCCGCGCTGCCACGGAACAGGCAAGGCGCAGTCGGGATGCCACGTGTGCGGCGGACAGGGGTCGGTGAGCCGGACCGAGCCGCTGGAGGTGCGCATCAAGGCGGGCACGCGCGACGGTCAGCGCATCCGGCTGGGCGGAAAAGGGAATGTGGGGCGCAACGGCGGGCCGAACGGCGATCTGTACATCATCGTCCGTATCGGCGAGCACCCGGTGTTCAAGCGCGACGGCGACGACATCCACGTGGTAGTGCCGGTCACCGCGACCGAGGCCGCACTGGGAGCGAAGATCGAAGTCCCCACCGTCGACGGGCGCACCCAGATGAAGGTGCCGCCGGGCACGCAGAGCGGACAGAAGCTGCGCCTGCGGGAGAAGGGCGTGTCCTCGGCGACCAGGGACGGAGTGCGCGGCGACCAGATCGTGGAAGTGAAGGTCGTGGTTCCGCAGGTGCACGACGAACGCTCCAAGGAGATCCTGCGCGAGCTGGCCAAGCTGAACCCGGACGACCCGAGGGCGGAGCTGTTCGCGAAAGTGTGAGGCGATTAGCTATTAGCGATTGGCGTTTAGCTGTCCATTGATGGCTAATCGCTAATAGCAAATCGCTAAGTGCTCAATCATGGCGAAGCGTAAGACCAAAGGCGCGTACATGTTGAGCCGCTTTGCGGGCGTGAGCGAGGCGGAGTCGAGCGGGAGCCCGCAGGCGAAATCCTGAGCGACGCGAAGGAACTATGGCCAAGCGGAAAACAAAAGGTGCCTACATGATTAGCGCGGTGGCCGAGATGTACGGCATCCATCCGCAGACGCTGCGGCTGTACGAGCGCGAAGGGCTGCTGAAGCCGTCGCGCACCGAGGGCAACACGCGGCTGTACACGGATGAGGACCTGCAGCGGCTGGAGTTCATCCTCTCGCTGGCGCGCGAGCTGGGGGTGAACATCTCGGGCATCGCCATCATCCTGCAAATGCGCGAGCGCATGGAGGAGATGCAGCGGCAGATCCAGGAATTCATCCTGCAATTGCAGAGAGAGATGATCGCGCACGCGCAGGCGCCGGCCGACGCGTCCAAGGGCGCCATCATCCCCATCCGCCGGCCGGTGCCGCCGCCCGCCGCGCCTCCGAAGCGCAAGTAGCGAAATCGGCGTCGAGCACCTGCTGCGAGAGCGACGGTAATGACGAGCGGCCACCGGGTGGGCTATTCTGACGGTTCGCCCGCAGGGCCGTATGCTTCCCTTCAAGCTGATCTACAGCGACGGGTATTACCTGCCGATCGGGGAGCACGTGTTCCCGGCGCACAAGTTCCGGCTGATCCACAACCAGCTGCTGCAAGAAGGGATCGCCGGCGCCGAGGACTTCCTCGAGCCGGAGCCGGCCTCGGACGACGACGTCCGGCTGGCGCACACGTCTGACTACGTGGGCAAGCTGAAGAACGGGACGCTCTCGCCGCGGGAAGAGCTGCAGATGGAGGTCCCGTACTCGCTGGCGCTGGTG
The window above is part of the Terriglobia bacterium genome. Proteins encoded here:
- a CDS encoding helix-turn-helix transcriptional regulator; amino-acid sequence: MAKRKTKGAYMISAVAEMYGIHPQTLRLYEREGLLKPSRTEGNTRLYTDEDLQRLEFILSLARELGVNISGIAIILQMRERMEEMQRQIQEFILQLQREMIAHAQAPADASKGAIIPIRRPVPPPAAPPKRK
- a CDS encoding J domain-containing protein, translated to MATQTKDYYGVLGVKKTASADDIRKAFRKLARKYHPDVNPSDKKAEEKFKELSEAHDVLSDPKKRKIYDQLGFYSDNIDPAAAAAYARGGGFAGFPGGGQGHAQEVPFDFSGFDFSDFTGGGAQPGGGGFRDIFSSIFGGGRGAQPHGPEPGSDLEYQVSVPFWTAIRGGVMRINVQHGEQCANCRGTGVLQASGPCPECGGKGQVQQTANRMKFNLQCPRCHGTGKAQSGCHVCGGQGSVSRTEPLEVRIKAGTRDGQRIRLGGKGNVGRNGGPNGDLYIIVRIGEHPVFKRDGDDIHVVVPVTATEAALGAKIEVPTVDGRTQMKVPPGTQSGQKLRLREKGVSSATRDGVRGDQIVEVKVVVPQVHDERSKEILRELAKLNPDDPRAELFAKV
- the dnaK gene encoding molecular chaperone DnaK, encoding MAKIIGIDLGTTNSVVAVMEGTEPKVIANEEGGRTTPSVVGFTKTGERLVGQVAKRQAITNPENTIYSIKRFMGRRYDEVNEEMKMVPYKVEREGDHVAVLAQGKKYTPPEISAYILMKLKKAAEDYLGEKITDAVITVPAYFNDAQRQATKDAGKIAGLEVKRIINEPTAAALAYGLDKKKDETIAVYDFGGGTFDISILEVGEGVIEVKATNGDTHLGGDNIDQRIVEWLIDEFKKDEGLNLRDKGNEMALQRLRDAAERAKIELSTTMETEINLPFITADATGPKHLVKKMTRAKLESMIEDIIQRSVGPCRQCIKDAGIETSKIDEVVLVGGQTRMPRIQNLVKELFGREPHKGVNPDEVVAVGAAIQGGVLKGDVKDLLLLDVTPLTLSIETLGGVATAMIPRNTTIPTRKTEVFSTAADSQTSVEVHVMQGERPMAAHNRTLGKFQLTGLPPAPRGVPQIEVTFDIDANGILNVTAKDRATSRDQKITITSSSGLSKEEVDKMAKEAEAHAAEDKAKREEIDSRNQLDSMVYNIEKMLKEHGDKITGSERGDVENALADAKKALESGDAAQMKHAQETLTKASHKLAEAMYKQAAPPPGAEAGPQPGAQAPGGGNGEAKKKDEGVIDAEYVDVDEKK